A part of Methanobacterium sp. genomic DNA contains:
- a CDS encoding carboxymuconolactone decarboxylase family protein — translation MSKYEDVLKDIEETLGIIPGYMKVLPEDVLIHDWALYKKYSFEETKIPSKYKEMIGLAVAANIKCPYCQYDHLDAAKLAGTTEEELAELYYMASFTSRWSALLHAQNYDMEIFIKESKKIKKHLEKTAKK, via the coding sequence ATGAGTAAATATGAAGATGTTTTAAAAGACATTGAAGAAACTTTAGGTATAATCCCTGGCTACATGAAGGTCTTGCCAGAAGATGTCCTTATACATGATTGGGCTCTATATAAGAAATATAGTTTTGAAGAAACCAAAATTCCCTCTAAATATAAGGAAATGATTGGATTGGCTGTGGCAGCTAATATAAAATGTCCGTATTGTCAGTATGATCATCTTGATGCAGCCAAACTAGCCGGGACAACGGAGGAAGAACTGGCTGAATTATATTATATGGCTAGTTTCACTTCCAGATGGAGTGCCCTACTACATGCACAAAACTATGATATGGAAATTTTTATAAAAGAATCAAAAAAGATAAAAAAACATTTGGAAAAAACAGCTAAGAAATAA
- a CDS encoding inorganic diphosphatase gives MNLWKDLKTGPSVPEVVYAVIEIPKGSRNKYEYDKDMEAFALDRVLYSPFHYPAEYGIIPQTLWDDGDPMDIIVLMDQSTFPGCVIEARPIGIMRMMDGEDSDDKILSVPINDPRCNDITDINDVSKHLLDEIAHFFKEYKTLEGKVTEVMGWENEQKAFEAVEHSIDLYNKNEK, from the coding sequence ATGAATCTTTGGAAGGATTTGAAAACTGGACCCTCAGTTCCTGAAGTTGTATATGCTGTTATTGAGATACCTAAGGGATCTAGAAATAAATATGAATATGATAAGGATATGGAGGCATTTGCACTGGACAGGGTGCTTTACTCACCATTCCATTATCCAGCAGAATATGGTATAATACCTCAAACATTATGGGATGACGGAGACCCAATGGATATTATTGTTTTGATGGATCAGTCCACATTCCCTGGATGTGTAATTGAAGCCCGTCCTATTGGAATAATGAGGATGATGGACGGTGAAGACAGCGACGACAAAATTTTAAGCGTACCTATTAATGATCCAAGATGCAATGATATAACTGATATTAATGATGTTTCAAAACATTTACTGGATGAAATTGCACACTTTTTCAAAGAATACAAAACACTAGAAGGAAAAGTTACAGAAGTAATGGGATGGGAAAATGAACAAAAAGCATTTGAAGCAGTTGAACATTCCATAGACTTATACAATAAAAATGAAAAATAA
- a CDS encoding MFS transporter — protein sequence MNVKQSTKKNSEPGMIVLATLILVAAVANLNLSVANVALPSIGLAFNASQVQINLVAVGFSLGLASSVLWFGALGDHHGRKMLLILGTLIAIPASVIAGFAPTVEILIGARILGGLAAGMAFPTTLALIAALWSGPARTRSIALWSAIGAAIASLGPLLSGYLLMSNHWGSVFLITLPLAVISLFMAIKFIPSHVNETEESVDNMGGFMSLILLGTLILAINFAPVPDSGILIITLLSIAAAAGYLFISRQRKVQNPLYDLKIASRSIFWIAATAGTIVFGALMGAMYIGQQFLQNVLSYTTFEAGMAILPSSVLMIIVAPQSAKLVESLGSRFTLLAGYVFCLLGFLTMLILWQENIPYWKVGLAYALVGIGVGLAGTPASHSLTGSVPVKRVGMASGTADLQRDFGGAIMTSIFGALLAAGYSRSIAAQISGLPASLQQQISGNIEATLQKSFGSATALAQQYPQYSNQIIAAAKSSFLAGDHWAYLAGIFAILIGAAIIFKFPNNEEEKKLLSQYHEADTEHLSEE from the coding sequence ATGAATGTCAAACAATCAACAAAAAAGAATTCTGAACCTGGAATGATAGTTCTTGCCACTCTCATTCTGGTGGCTGCGGTTGCCAATTTGAATTTATCAGTTGCTAATGTAGCTCTTCCTTCCATAGGTTTAGCTTTTAATGCTTCACAGGTTCAGATTAATCTAGTGGCGGTAGGCTTCTCCCTGGGCCTGGCATCTTCAGTACTATGGTTTGGTGCTTTAGGTGACCATCACGGCCGAAAGATGCTGCTTATTTTAGGAACGCTAATTGCTATACCTGCATCAGTCATCGCTGGTTTTGCACCAACTGTTGAAATCTTAATTGGGGCCCGTATCCTGGGCGGTTTAGCAGCGGGAATGGCATTTCCAACAACCCTGGCACTCATAGCTGCTTTATGGTCAGGTCCAGCAAGAACAAGGTCTATTGCACTATGGTCGGCTATAGGTGCTGCTATTGCATCTCTTGGGCCTCTACTCTCGGGATACCTTCTCATGTCTAACCATTGGGGTTCAGTATTCCTAATTACATTACCATTAGCAGTTATATCTCTATTTATGGCAATCAAATTTATTCCCTCCCATGTAAATGAGACAGAGGAATCAGTTGATAACATGGGGGGCTTTATGTCCCTTATTCTGCTGGGAACATTAATTCTGGCCATAAACTTTGCTCCAGTACCTGACTCTGGAATTCTAATAATTACTTTATTAAGCATTGCAGCCGCTGCTGGATACTTATTTATAAGTCGTCAGCGCAAAGTTCAAAATCCACTGTATGATCTTAAAATTGCCAGTCGCAGTATATTCTGGATAGCAGCAACTGCAGGAACAATTGTTTTTGGAGCTCTTATGGGTGCCATGTACATTGGTCAGCAGTTTTTACAAAACGTTCTTAGCTACACAACCTTTGAGGCAGGGATGGCTATTTTACCGTCATCTGTCCTCATGATTATTGTTGCACCACAATCCGCCAAGCTGGTTGAATCCCTTGGATCAAGATTTACACTCCTTGCTGGTTACGTATTCTGTCTGCTAGGTTTCCTGACTATGTTGATTTTATGGCAAGAAAATATTCCTTACTGGAAGGTTGGACTTGCTTATGCACTTGTTGGAATTGGGGTTGGATTAGCTGGAACTCCAGCATCTCATTCTCTTACTGGTTCAGTTCCAGTTAAACGTGTGGGAATGGCCTCAGGTACAGCAGACTTGCAGCGTGACTTTGGAGGTGCAATAATGACCTCAATATTTGGGGCATTACTTGCAGCCGGTTATTCGAGGTCAATCGCCGCTCAAATTAGTGGATTACCCGCTTCACTCCAGCAGCAAATTTCTGGCAACATAGAGGCAACACTTCAGAAATCATTTGGTAGTGCTACTGCCCTTGCACAGCAGTATCCGCAATATTCTAATCAGATAATAGCAGCAGCGAAATCCTCATTTTTAGCAGGAGATCATTGGGCTTATCTTGCTGGAATTTTCGCGATCCTCATTGGAGCTGCCATAATATTCAAATTCCCAAATAATGAAGAAGAGAAAAAATTGCTTTCCCAATACCATGAAGCCGATACTGAGCATTTATCTGAGGAATAA
- a CDS encoding DUF308 domain-containing protein, which yields MKKIGSALVLIVLGLIIIAFPLLGVVPFAILTGLAILFLGVGLLAVGITSMGENKGWGIAALVLGILAIILGLGFIFIPGWFSFAAAIFVFIAGILLIIAGIAAIASRIEGGLYGGLISLILGIIYIIVAVYIKDPLYLGILIGLWLLITGILTLFQD from the coding sequence ATGAAGAAAATTGGGAGCGCATTAGTTCTTATAGTTCTTGGTTTAATAATTATAGCTTTCCCGCTTTTAGGAGTTGTCCCTTTCGCCATACTAACGGGCCTTGCAATACTATTTTTAGGTGTAGGTCTTTTAGCAGTAGGTATAACTTCAATGGGAGAAAACAAAGGATGGGGAATTGCAGCATTAGTTTTAGGAATTTTAGCTATAATACTTGGTTTAGGATTCATTTTTATTCCAGGCTGGTTCAGTTTTGCAGCTGCTATATTTGTGTTCATAGCAGGTATATTGCTGATAATAGCAGGAATAGCAGCTATAGCTTCAAGAATTGAAGGTGGACTTTATGGGGGTCTAATTAGTTTAATTTTAGGTATAATCTACATTATTGTAGCAGTTTATATAAAAGATCCACTTTATTTAGGGATATTAATTGGTTTATGGCTTTTAATTACGGGAATACTGACATTATTCCAGGATTAA
- the eno gene encoding phosphopyruvate hydratase, with protein MSSIIEDMNIKKILDSRGNPTVEVEILTERGFGRAAAPSGASTGVREVVSFPENGIDAIDEIELDISREIIGIYAEEINTIDSLLKEIDGTDNLSCLGGNIIVAVSMAAAKAAASSYDLPLYSFLGGNMKNEIPYPLGNMINGGAHAGKNAPDIQEFLVVPVGAKNITEAVFANSSVHKKIGEFIKAKDSTFTGGKGDEGGWAPNLTNEDALEIQARACEEVSDETGVKVRPSMDIAASSLWDDSKEKYIYEREGVSRDTGEQIDFVEEIIDTYKMFFMEDPLHEADFQGFTELTKRAGNRCIICGDDIFVTNAEILQEGIDIGAANSIIIKPNQIGTLTDTYETVTLAKDNGYVPVVSHRSGETTDETIAHLAVAFSCPLIKTGALGGERIAKLNELIRIEKSMEMPKMAKIKK; from the coding sequence ATGAGCAGCATTATTGAAGACATGAATATAAAAAAGATTTTAGATAGTAGAGGAAATCCAACAGTAGAAGTAGAAATTTTAACCGAAAGAGGTTTTGGAAGAGCAGCAGCCCCAAGTGGTGCAAGTACTGGAGTACGTGAAGTTGTATCTTTCCCTGAAAATGGTATTGATGCAATAGATGAAATAGAACTGGATATTTCAAGAGAAATTATAGGAATATATGCAGAAGAAATAAACACCATAGACAGCCTATTAAAGGAAATAGATGGTACAGATAACCTTTCATGCTTAGGAGGAAACATAATTGTCGCTGTTTCAATGGCCGCTGCAAAAGCCGCTGCATCATCATACGATCTACCATTATACAGCTTTTTAGGAGGAAATATGAAAAATGAGATTCCATACCCTCTGGGAAACATGATAAACGGCGGAGCACATGCTGGTAAAAATGCTCCAGACATACAGGAATTCTTAGTAGTTCCAGTCGGCGCTAAAAACATCACTGAAGCGGTATTTGCAAATTCCAGTGTTCACAAAAAGATTGGAGAATTTATAAAGGCCAAGGACAGCACATTCACCGGTGGAAAAGGAGATGAAGGTGGATGGGCACCAAATCTCACCAACGAGGATGCACTTGAAATTCAGGCAAGGGCATGTGAAGAAGTAAGCGATGAAACTGGCGTAAAAGTTAGACCATCTATGGATATAGCTGCAAGCAGTCTATGGGATGATTCAAAAGAAAAATACATTTATGAAAGGGAAGGTGTGAGTAGAGACACCGGTGAACAGATAGATTTCGTAGAAGAAATCATCGATACTTATAAAATGTTTTTCATGGAAGACCCATTACATGAAGCTGATTTTCAGGGCTTTACAGAACTTACAAAAAGAGCTGGAAACCGGTGTATTATTTGTGGCGATGATATTTTTGTTACAAATGCGGAGATTCTCCAGGAAGGAATTGATATTGGCGCTGCAAACTCAATTATAATTAAACCTAACCAGATAGGTACATTAACAGACACTTATGAAACAGTAACTCTTGCAAAAGATAACGGATATGTGCCTGTGGTTTCTCATAGGTCTGGTGAGACTACTGATGAAACAATTGCCCATTTAGCTGTTGCTTTTTCATGTCCATTAATTAAGACTGGGGCGTTAGGTGGAGAAAGAATAGCAAAACTCAACGAACTAATACGTATAGAAAAATCAATGGAAATGCCAAAAATGGCTAAAATAAAAAAATAA
- a CDS encoding 4Fe-4S binding protein codes for MKRDIIKINEEKCTGCGSCVTGCPEGALQVIDGKARLVSDLFCDGLGACIGDCPEGAIEVETREAGPYDEYKVMENIVKAGPNVIKAHLKHLYDHGQEDLLNQAISFLNEKDIEIPDYKEESSIPCVCPGSMAQELSQNKFESKEKPKILTAELRNWPVQLQLLNPNAPYLKNADLLISADCAPFAYANFHQRFLKDKVLIILCPKLDQTIDQYVDKLAQIFEKQDINSISIVHMEVPCCGGIEIIVKRALEKAQKNIIIKDYTISINGEII; via the coding sequence ATGAAAAGGGATATTATAAAAATTAATGAAGAAAAATGTACTGGTTGTGGTAGTTGCGTTACTGGATGTCCTGAAGGTGCCTTACAGGTAATTGACGGAAAAGCAAGACTTGTAAGTGATTTATTCTGTGATGGCCTGGGAGCATGCATTGGAGATTGTCCGGAAGGTGCAATAGAAGTAGAAACAAGAGAAGCAGGACCTTATGATGAGTATAAAGTCATGGAAAATATTGTAAAAGCAGGACCTAATGTAATAAAGGCCCATTTGAAGCATCTATATGATCATGGGCAGGAGGATTTACTCAATCAGGCAATCAGCTTTTTAAATGAAAAAGATATCGAAATTCCAGATTATAAGGAAGAAAGTTCAATTCCATGTGTTTGTCCAGGTTCAATGGCCCAGGAATTAAGCCAGAATAAGTTTGAATCTAAAGAAAAACCTAAGATATTGACTGCAGAACTTAGAAACTGGCCTGTGCAGTTACAACTTCTAAATCCAAACGCACCTTACTTGAAAAATGCAGACCTTTTGATTTCGGCGGACTGCGCGCCTTTTGCTTATGCAAATTTCCATCAGAGGTTTTTAAAAGATAAAGTTCTGATAATACTCTGTCCGAAGCTTGATCAGACCATAGATCAATACGTGGATAAATTAGCCCAGATATTTGAAAAGCAGGATATTAACTCAATTTCCATTGTGCACATGGAAGTCCCATGCTGCGGCGGCATAGAGATTATAGTTAAAAGAGCCTTAGAAAAAGCTCAAAAGAATATAATCATCAAGGATTACACCATTTCTATAAATGGGGAGATAATATAA
- a CDS encoding DUF5518 domain-containing protein, which yields MDLKIIGLSALVNAALTIVLSMIFFPLLVLGPIIGGFLASYPSKRFEDYDKMDEKDGMVVGAISGLIGGFLIGLLSVLGIGDIGTTIGVITSSRLINGYIILQLSLIMSLILGLVGGVIGVLVKK from the coding sequence ATGGATTTAAAAATTATAGGGCTAAGCGCTCTCGTAAATGCTGCTTTAACTATTGTCTTATCAATGATCTTCTTCCCTCTTTTAGTTTTAGGCCCGATTATTGGAGGATTCTTAGCATCCTATCCCAGCAAAAGGTTTGAAGATTATGATAAAATGGATGAAAAAGATGGAATGGTTGTTGGGGCAATTTCAGGATTAATTGGTGGTTTCCTGATAGGTTTATTATCTGTTCTGGGTATTGGAGATATAGGCACCACCATAGGAGTAATTACCAGCAGCAGGTTAATCAACGGATATATAATCCTTCAATTGTCATTAATCATGAGCTTAATTTTAGGTTTGGTGGGAGGAGTAATAGGAGTCCTTGTCAAAAAGTAA
- a CDS encoding DUF2795 domain-containing protein: protein MVHGGLPPAQIGPFINDINFPADKKDVIKHVKNSNADPEVIDTLETLPNQKFNSSKELKRILGDIQREF, encoded by the coding sequence ATGGTTCATGGAGGTTTACCACCAGCACAAATTGGACCTTTTATAAATGATATCAACTTTCCAGCAGATAAAAAAGATGTTATTAAACATGTAAAAAATAGTAATGCTGATCCTGAAGTGATAGATACATTAGAGACCTTACCAAATCAGAAATTTAATTCATCTAAGGAATTAAAAAGAATTTTAGGTGACATTCAAAGAGAATTTTAG
- the spt4 gene encoding transcription elongation factor subunit Spt4 has product MVTKACTRCKRLMESERCAICDIPSSKNWSGFLIIIDPEKSGIAKELNISLPGEYALRVR; this is encoded by the coding sequence ATGGTTACAAAAGCATGTACAAGATGTAAAAGGTTGATGGAATCAGAAAGATGTGCAATATGTGATATACCTTCTTCAAAAAACTGGAGCGGTTTTTTAATAATAATCGACCCGGAAAAGTCAGGTATTGCAAAGGAACTTAATATAAGTCTTCCTGGAGAATACGCATTAAGAGTAAGATAA
- a CDS encoding GTP-dependent dephospho-CoA kinase family protein, which produces MLILKKKGRKYFKKPLGALYPSLNDLDKSLLEDGFIISIGDATTKNLLDAHIIPRIGIIDNKIERKKSEHHIEYNAIRLTANNPPGTITDELWETINKAFKIARKSNVLITINGEEDLAVIPSALMSEENIIILYGQPGEGLVVVNADEIKKIAKEMLNYFEKVEGI; this is translated from the coding sequence GTGTTAATATTAAAAAAAAAGGGAAGAAAATATTTTAAAAAGCCTTTAGGTGCTCTTTACCCTTCTTTAAATGATTTAGATAAGAGTTTACTTGAAGATGGTTTCATAATCTCCATTGGGGATGCCACAACTAAAAATCTTTTAGATGCCCATATAATTCCGAGAATTGGAATTATAGATAACAAAATTGAAAGAAAAAAATCAGAACACCACATTGAATATAACGCAATCAGGCTAACAGCTAATAATCCTCCAGGAACAATAACTGATGAACTATGGGAGACAATAAACAAAGCCTTTAAAATTGCCAGAAAATCAAACGTTTTAATCACCATAAATGGTGAAGAGGATCTGGCAGTGATCCCAAGTGCATTAATGTCTGAGGAAAATATTATAATTTTGTATGGACAACCTGGAGAAGGTTTAGTGGTTGTTAATGCTGATGAAATAAAGAAAATAGCAAAAGAGATGCTGAATTACTTTGAAAAGGTTGAAGGAATATAA
- a CDS encoding DUF998 domain-containing protein → MKIQRGSIFRPEKDYYTIAGIILLIGCVQFLLAINLAEILFPGYSIAEDTLSHLGGSIPVVEPSATIFNFSIILLGILSLAAVYLILKSGGCRLFSSCLAISSIGAVGVGIFPAFTGNIHIFFSLITFLFGSLAVIFSYRLGLNIPMVIVSMILGLISLLSLIILGFETSNPLITYLGIGGAERFIAYPSLFYITALGGYLTSRGKDWVRIRFTDGYW, encoded by the coding sequence ATGAAAATTCAAAGAGGAAGCATATTCAGACCTGAAAAGGATTATTATACAATTGCAGGAATTATACTGTTAATAGGCTGCGTGCAGTTTCTTCTGGCAATTAACCTGGCTGAAATACTATTTCCAGGTTACAGCATTGCAGAAGATACCTTAAGCCATCTTGGAGGTTCAATACCTGTTGTAGAGCCCTCTGCTACTATTTTTAACTTCAGCATTATCCTCCTGGGTATTTTAAGCCTTGCAGCCGTATATTTAATTCTTAAAAGTGGCGGATGTCGTCTTTTCTCATCCTGTCTTGCTATTTCTTCCATAGGCGCTGTGGGAGTCGGAATATTCCCTGCATTCACTGGAAACATCCACATATTCTTCTCTTTGATAACATTCCTCTTTGGAAGTTTAGCGGTCATATTCAGTTATCGGCTTGGTCTGAACATCCCCATGGTCATTGTATCCATGATATTGGGTTTAATATCTCTTTTATCTTTAATTATCTTAGGTTTTGAAACTTCTAATCCCTTAATAACATATTTAGGCATTGGAGGCGCTGAAAGGTTCATTGCATATCCATCTCTCTTCTATATCACTGCCCTTGGAGGTTACCTTACAAGCCGGGGAAAGGACTGGGTCAGGATCAGATTTACTGATGGATACTGGTAA
- a CDS encoding isoprenylcysteine carboxylmethyltransferase family protein encodes MIQNYILAYSFLALFLGYSYIALYVSSRYGAKIVGWPTAIKNRDYTLFILTIPEVGLTFNTVIIFNNGIYDILPVIVGFIIMFLGMGFNLIVRMNLGKNWVPLSKTTEGQELVTEGIYSRVRHPFYLSILILFSGVAVISWNLYGLLFLILTFLALIIRIKKEENELIAKFGDEYKNYKKETPMIIPRLK; translated from the coding sequence ATGATACAAAACTACATACTGGCATATTCTTTTTTAGCACTTTTTTTAGGATATAGTTACATTGCGTTGTATGTTTCAAGCAGATATGGTGCTAAAATCGTTGGGTGGCCAACCGCAATAAAAAACAGAGACTATACTCTGTTTATTCTTACGATTCCCGAGGTAGGTCTTACCTTTAATACAGTAATTATATTCAATAATGGAATTTATGATATTCTTCCAGTGATAGTTGGTTTTATCATTATGTTTCTGGGCATGGGCTTTAATTTAATTGTAAGAATGAATTTAGGGAAAAACTGGGTTCCTCTTTCCAAAACAACAGAAGGCCAGGAACTTGTAACTGAAGGTATTTACTCCAGAGTCAGGCATCCTTTCTATTTATCGATATTAATTTTATTTTCGGGTGTTGCAGTGATTTCATGGAATTTATATGGCCTGTTATTTTTGATATTAACATTTTTGGCATTAATAATTAGGATAAAGAAAGAAGAGAATGAATTAATTGCGAAATTTGGCGATGAGTACAAAAATTACAAAAAAGAAACTCCAATGATTATACCTCGACTAAAATAA
- a CDS encoding 30S ribosomal protein S27ae, protein MRKCDLYEVKDNKLVRKNPECVRCSHGVFMADHGDRYACGKCGYTEWKTKE, encoded by the coding sequence ATGAGAAAATGCGACCTTTATGAAGTTAAAGATAATAAACTCGTCAGAAAAAATCCAGAATGTGTTAGATGTTCACATGGTGTTTTCATGGCAGACCATGGAGACAGATACGCATGTGGAAAGTGCGGATACACAGAATGGAAAACTAAAGAATAA
- a CDS encoding 30S ribosomal protein S24e: MDIEIKDKNENPLLNRTEIHFDCIYQGEATPKIMDIKNKLVALLDADKKLLVVDKVLPKFGEGRADGYAKIYDSEENLNKIEAKHVLAKNQEPQEGEEPQEEE, from the coding sequence ATGGACATAGAAATTAAAGATAAAAATGAAAATCCACTTTTAAACAGAACAGAAATACACTTTGACTGCATATATCAGGGAGAAGCTACTCCTAAAATTATGGATATTAAAAATAAGCTTGTTGCATTGCTCGATGCAGATAAAAAGCTTCTTGTAGTTGATAAAGTTTTACCTAAGTTTGGTGAAGGTAGAGCTGATGGATATGCAAAAATATATGATTCAGAAGAAAATTTAAACAAGATCGAAGCTAAACATGTTTTAGCTAAAAACCAAGAGCCTCAAGAAGGTGAAGAACCTCAGGAGGAAGAATAA
- a CDS encoding DNA-directed RNA polymerase, with translation MYLISKIEDTVRVPPTLFEEPLEDVAFQLLNENYVGKIDKKLGLMITVKEIEEIGVGKVIMGDGAAYHDVTFTALFFRPKLQEIVEGEVIEITEFGAFVRIGPMDGLVHVSQVTDDYINYDAKRGALLGKESKKTLEEGNKVRARVVALSLKGKSSKETKIGLTMRQPGLGREEWIEKEKRKKK, from the coding sequence ATGTATTTAATATCTAAAATTGAAGATACCGTAAGAGTTCCGCCAACATTGTTCGAAGAACCATTGGAAGATGTTGCATTCCAACTTTTAAATGAAAATTATGTTGGAAAAATAGATAAAAAGCTCGGATTAATGATTACAGTTAAAGAAATCGAAGAAATTGGTGTTGGTAAAGTTATAATGGGCGATGGCGCAGCATATCATGATGTAACTTTTACAGCCCTCTTTTTCAGGCCAAAATTGCAAGAAATTGTAGAAGGAGAAGTTATAGAAATAACAGAATTCGGTGCATTCGTCCGAATTGGACCTATGGACGGTCTTGTCCACGTATCACAGGTAACTGACGATTACATAAATTATGATGCAAAAAGAGGGGCGCTGCTGGGTAAAGAGTCAAAAAAGACTCTTGAAGAAGGAAACAAAGTTCGTGCAAGGGTTGTTGCCCTGAGCCTTAAAGGAAAATCCTCTAAAGAAACTAAAATAGGTCTTACAATGAGGCAGCCAGGTCTTGGAAGAGAAGAATGGATTGAAAAAGAGAAAAGGAAGAAGAAATAA
- a CDS encoding AI-2E family transporter, which translates to MFSNLKISSISPLIILLIIFTLLSLGILFPILSLILLGAMIAYIVRPLAQKIKPFVRYETLAILLSMVILATPIVIIIYFTVDQISLIAADILGSIPVPTNGTSTAVNNTLIKANVQNLGPLNNIANELINKIGQMIAQFIKWLAGQIIATIAYIPALFTDMIILLFSIFYFAKDGDKFAAFLRSILPKNETFNKLYGQVDDILKSIMIVNVVTAVILGLLSVVLYYILGYPYVLLLGIITAISEFIPVVGPWLVYGTLGVFDILTGNYIRGIIVIIAGWLIDTLVDMYIRPRLAGKLAEVHPLAFLVGFIFGAITLGVPGLFVGPLIVGITYVLYLAYRDEKVNQEMQNV; encoded by the coding sequence ATGTTTTCAAATCTTAAAATATCCTCAATTTCTCCTTTAATCATTCTACTGATTATCTTCACGCTTTTATCATTGGGAATTTTATTCCCTATTTTAAGCTTGATTTTACTTGGGGCCATGATTGCCTACATAGTAAGGCCTCTAGCCCAAAAAATCAAACCTTTTGTTAGATATGAAACATTAGCAATACTACTCTCAATGGTAATCTTGGCCACACCCATAGTAATCATAATCTATTTCACTGTGGATCAAATTTCATTAATTGCTGCAGATATTCTTGGTTCAATTCCTGTTCCAACAAATGGTACTTCTACAGCTGTAAATAACACATTAATCAAGGCAAATGTCCAAAATTTAGGCCCATTAAATAATATAGCTAATGAATTAATAAATAAAATCGGCCAAATGATTGCACAATTCATTAAGTGGCTTGCAGGACAAATAATTGCTACTATTGCTTATATTCCTGCTCTATTTACAGATATGATTATATTATTGTTTTCAATATTCTATTTTGCTAAAGATGGGGATAAATTTGCTGCTTTCTTAAGAAGTATTCTCCCAAAAAATGAAACTTTTAATAAATTATATGGGCAAGTTGATGACATTTTAAAGTCTATAATGATAGTAAATGTTGTAACTGCCGTTATTCTTGGTTTATTATCAGTAGTACTCTATTATATCTTGGGTTATCCTTATGTTCTTCTTTTAGGGATTATCACAGCCATTTCAGAGTTTATCCCTGTTGTAGGTCCGTGGCTTGTGTATGGAACTCTTGGAGTATTCGATATTTTAACTGGAAACTATATCAGAGGAATTATTGTTATAATAGCTGGCTGGCTAATCGATACTTTAGTTGATATGTATATCAGGCCCCGTCTTGCTGGAAAACTAGCGGAAGTTCATCCTTTAGCTTTTCTAGTTGGTTTTATTTTTGGAGCAATCACACTAGGGGTCCCAGGACTTTTTGTAGGGCCTCTGATAGTTGGAATTACCTATGTCTTGTATCTGGCTTACAGGGACGAAAAAGTAAACCAAGAAATGCAAAATGTATGA
- a CDS encoding isoprenylcysteine carboxylmethyltransferase family protein — MIAQAIIFFAAAGQFEIPRAWIFFILTFIYYLTSFIILYRLTPELINQRGGSAFQESSKTWDKYILIVYTFLGIYAQFFVAGWDLGHINFWPLGLEYFGLGLGLFIISIVLIVWAMVQNPFFEPTVRIQKERNQKVVNSGPYRIVRHPGYLSGILWPIAVPMILESGLTLIYTVIIIIILIVRTYLEDETLQKELEGYTEYTEKTKYRLLPGAW; from the coding sequence TTGATAGCTCAGGCAATAATCTTTTTTGCTGCTGCAGGCCAGTTTGAAATACCAAGGGCATGGATATTCTTTATTCTAACTTTTATTTATTATCTTACAAGTTTCATTATCTTGTACAGATTAACCCCTGAATTAATTAATCAGAGGGGAGGTTCTGCCTTTCAGGAGAGCAGTAAGACGTGGGATAAATATATACTCATAGTTTACACATTTCTGGGTATTTATGCCCAGTTTTTTGTAGCCGGATGGGATCTGGGCCATATAAACTTCTGGCCGTTAGGCCTGGAATATTTTGGGTTAGGCCTTGGTTTATTCATTATTTCCATAGTCCTGATTGTCTGGGCTATGGTTCAAAATCCATTCTTCGAACCAACGGTAAGAATACAAAAAGAAAGAAACCAGAAAGTAGTAAATTCAGGACCTTACAGGATAGTTCGCCATCCAGGTTATCTATCAGGGATTTTATGGCCCATTGCTGTTCCTATGATACTGGAATCTGGTTTAACTCTAATTTACACCGTTATAATAATCATTATTCTGATAGTCCGCACCTATCTGGAGGATGAAACTCTTCAAAAAGAACTGGAAGGTTACACAGAATATACAGAGAAAACAAAATACAGACTTTTGCCTGGGGCCTGGTAA